A window of the Janthinobacterium agaricidamnosum NBRC 102515 = DSM 9628 genome harbors these coding sequences:
- the pncB gene encoding nicotinate phosphoribosyltransferase, which produces MIPIVRSLLETDLYKFTMWQALLHWHPNTHTEYEFVCRNTPEYPLAELKHALEEQLDHLCSMSFAEDELAYLRSLRFMKSDFVDFLTVFRFQRKFIEVSSDGHTLQVHAAGPQVHVMGFEIFVLYIVNELYFRRFDQQAALQEGRRRLAAKLDAIKAFGQQPRERHPFEFSDFGTRRRFSAAWQDEVVLTLAREVPQYFKGTSNVYLAKRLGMVPIGTMAHEYMQSFQAFGVRLRDFQKAALEDWVQEYRGDLGVALTDVVGMDAFLADFDLYFAKLFDGLRHDSGDPVIWGEKALAHYAGLRIDANTKRLVFSDGLDLPKAFELYRHFAGRIMTGFGIGTNLTNDVGLTPLNVVMKLVRCNGQSVAKLSDSPGKTLCKDETFLAYLRQVFHLPAASI; this is translated from the coding sequence ATGATCCCGATAGTACGTAGTCTGCTGGAAACCGATTTATACAAATTCACGATGTGGCAGGCGTTGCTGCATTGGCATCCGAATACCCATACCGAATATGAATTCGTTTGCCGCAATACCCCGGAGTATCCGCTGGCCGAGCTGAAACACGCACTGGAAGAGCAGCTCGACCATCTGTGCTCGATGTCGTTCGCCGAAGATGAACTGGCGTATTTGCGCTCCTTGCGCTTCATGAAAAGCGATTTCGTCGATTTCCTGACGGTATTCCGCTTCCAGCGCAAATTCATCGAGGTCAGCAGCGATGGCCACACCTTGCAGGTGCATGCGGCCGGTCCGCAAGTGCACGTGATGGGTTTCGAGATTTTCGTGCTGTACATCGTCAATGAATTGTATTTCCGCCGCTTCGACCAGCAAGCCGCGCTGCAGGAGGGACGCCGCCGGCTGGCCGCGAAGCTGGACGCGATCAAGGCTTTCGGCCAGCAGCCGCGCGAGCGCCATCCGTTTGAATTTTCCGATTTCGGCACGCGGCGCCGTTTTTCCGCCGCCTGGCAAGATGAAGTCGTGCTGACGCTGGCGCGCGAAGTGCCGCAATATTTCAAGGGCACCTCGAATGTGTACCTGGCAAAACGCCTCGGCATGGTACCGATCGGCACCATGGCGCATGAATACATGCAGTCGTTCCAGGCGTTTGGCGTGCGGCTGCGCGATTTCCAGAAGGCGGCGCTGGAAGACTGGGTCCAGGAATATCGTGGCGACCTGGGCGTGGCGCTGACCGACGTGGTCGGCATGGACGCCTTCCTGGCCGATTTCGACTTGTATTTCGCCAAGCTGTTCGACGGCTTGCGCCACGATTCCGGCGATCCGGTGATCTGGGGCGAAAAGGCGCTGGCGCATTATGCGGGCTTGCGCATCGACGCCAATACCAAGCGGCTGGTGTTTTCCGATGGCCTGGACTTGCCGAAAGCATTTGAACTGTACCGCCATTTCGCCGGCCGCATCATGACCGGTTTTGGCATCGGCACCAATTTGACCAACGACGTCGGCTTGACGCCGCTGAATGTCGTGATGAAACTGGTGCGCTGCAATGGCCAGTCGGTGGCGAAATTATCCGATTCGCCCGGCAAGACTCTATGCAAGGATGAAACTTTCCTCGCGTATTTACGCCAAGTGTTTCACCTTCCGGCAGCGTCAATTTAA
- a CDS encoding cysteine hydrolase yields the protein MKRPLHLLVIDPQNDFCDLPAAYLPLDPLNGQPRAPSLPVPGAHQDMRRVASLIRRGAAGLTAITVTLDSHHRYDIAHPVFWRHGDGRPVLPFTPIRAEDVRQQKFLPRKDGALPRVLAYLDALEAAGRYTLMVWPVHCEIGSWGHNVHDDVRSACDAWEEAALGIAAKVSKGSNPWTEHYSAVMAEVPDADDPATQFNVGLVENLNRSAILYICGEASSHCVKATTEHIADYVEQQGGRAALSKLVLLTDCMSPVSGFEDQHHAFLRDMAARGLRLAHAEDILPELLNNAGR from the coding sequence ATGAAACGCCCCTTGCACTTGCTCGTCATCGATCCGCAAAACGATTTTTGCGACTTGCCCGCCGCTTACCTGCCGCTCGATCCTTTGAACGGCCAGCCGCGCGCGCCGTCGCTGCCGGTGCCGGGCGCGCATCAGGACATGCGGCGCGTGGCCAGCCTGATACGGCGCGGCGCTGCCGGCTTGACGGCCATCACCGTGACGCTCGATTCGCACCATCGCTACGATATCGCCCATCCGGTTTTCTGGCGCCACGGCGATGGCCGGCCGGTGCTGCCGTTCACGCCAATCCGCGCCGAGGATGTGCGCCAGCAGAAATTTTTGCCGCGCAAGGATGGCGCCTTGCCGCGCGTGCTGGCTTACCTGGATGCGCTGGAAGCGGCCGGCCGCTACACGCTGATGGTGTGGCCGGTGCATTGCGAAATCGGATCCTGGGGCCACAATGTGCATGACGACGTGCGCAGCGCCTGCGATGCGTGGGAAGAAGCCGCGTTGGGCATCGCGGCCAAAGTCAGCAAGGGATCGAATCCGTGGACCGAGCATTATTCGGCGGTGATGGCGGAAGTGCCGGATGCCGACGATCCCGCCACCCAGTTTAACGTTGGCCTGGTGGAAAACCTGAACCGGTCGGCCATCCTCTATATTTGCGGCGAAGCGAGCAGCCATTGCGTCAAGGCGACCACCGAACATATCGCCGATTATGTGGAACAGCAAGGCGGCCGGGCGGCCTTGTCGAAACTGGTGTTGCTGACCGATTGCATGAGTCCGGTCAGCGGTTTTGAAGACCAGCATCACGCGTTCTTGCGCGACATGGCGGCACGCGGGCTGCGCCTGGCCCACGCCGAGGATATCTTGCCGGAATTATTGAACAATGCCGGCCGCTGA
- a CDS encoding TIGR02450 family Trp-rich protein has protein sequence MHPPSRSPLRPDKLLLSKWSAVVPGNKEKHFLVIKVIEAPEPGQPVTHVELEAIYTRRVTILAWRELEDASVWRRGWQ, from the coding sequence ATGCACCCGCCATCACGCTCGCCGCTCCGTCCCGACAAACTGCTGCTGAGCAAATGGAGCGCCGTTGTGCCCGGCAATAAGGAAAAACACTTTCTGGTGATCAAGGTTATCGAAGCGCCGGAGCCGGGCCAGCCGGTCACGCACGTGGAACTGGAAGCGATCTATACCAGACGGGTAACGATACTCGCGTGGCGCGAGCTGGAGGATGCCAGCGTGTGGCGGCGCGGCTGGCAATGA
- a CDS encoding LysR family transcriptional regulator, which yields MREPGLPSLDQLRVFVAVIDSGGFAHAARQLHRTQSVISYTIANLEDQLNVVLLDRGKRKPTLTEAGKALLADARAISLKVDGMRARSKALAGGLEAEVSLVVDVMFPTCVLVQLLEEFQREFPTVTLRLRVEAMGAVMQLVLDRVCHIGIGGWKPVISDAIERVACGHVRMMPVAAPAHALAQIDGIVPTALAREHIQLVLTDRSKLTEGQDFGVLGLRNWRLGDLSSKHALLRAGLGWGSMPEAMIREDLASGRLVQLKLSVDNVMQYPVYLFHRGDTHPGQAGQWLMERFSEQLPLLLERGF from the coding sequence ATGCGTGAACCCGGCCTCCCCTCCCTCGACCAATTGCGTGTGTTTGTCGCCGTCATCGACAGCGGCGGTTTTGCCCATGCGGCACGACAATTGCACCGTACCCAGTCGGTCATCAGCTACACCATCGCCAACCTGGAAGACCAGCTCAATGTGGTGTTGCTGGACCGCGGCAAGCGCAAGCCGACGCTGACCGAGGCCGGCAAGGCGCTGCTGGCCGACGCGCGCGCGATTTCGCTGAAAGTCGATGGCATGCGGGCCCGCTCCAAGGCGCTGGCCGGCGGCCTGGAAGCGGAAGTGTCGCTGGTGGTCGACGTCATGTTCCCGACGTGCGTGCTGGTGCAATTGCTCGAAGAATTCCAGCGCGAATTCCCGACCGTGACACTGCGCCTGCGCGTCGAAGCGATGGGCGCGGTCATGCAACTGGTGCTGGACCGGGTCTGCCATATCGGCATCGGCGGCTGGAAACCGGTGATCAGCGATGCGATCGAGCGGGTCGCGTGCGGCCACGTGCGGATGATGCCGGTGGCGGCGCCGGCCCATGCGCTGGCGCAGATCGACGGCATCGTGCCGACCGCGCTGGCGCGCGAACATATCCAGCTGGTGTTGACCGACCGTAGCAAATTGACGGAAGGCCAGGATTTCGGCGTGCTGGGATTGCGCAACTGGCGGCTCGGCGACCTCAGTTCCAAGCACGCGCTGCTGCGCGCCGGCCTGGGCTGGGGCAGCATGCCGGAAGCGATGATACGCGAGGATCTGGCCAGCGGACGGCTGGTGCAGCTCAAGCTCAGCGTCGACAATGTGATGCAGTATCCGGTCTACCTGTTCCACCGCGGCGACACGCACCCGGGCCAGGCGGGGCAATGGCTGATGGAGCGCTTTTCGGAACAGTTGCCGCTGCTGCTGGAACGCGGTTTCTGA